One Ostrea edulis chromosome 6, xbOstEdul1.1, whole genome shotgun sequence genomic window, GGCAATGTGTTAACTTACCAGTGtctttatatatatgtagacATAAATAATTGCGCGTTGATTGTTATAAACACACAACATACGTTTAAGTGTAGGTTTATGACTTTTGAGTGCACTTctctactttttttttaaattttggaatAATCCTCAATCCCAGAAGCATCTGGTGTAAATctacataaaatcaactcccatcaGTACTTTCATTGTAACATGGTCCTAACTTATAATTTTTATACCAAAGACCTAGAAATTTTTTCAATCGTTCGGACAGGTACATCTTTTCCCCCAGTCTGCATCTCGGATATTGCAGTAAATTAAGATGACCAAATGTTATAAGATTGAGTTTGTTTGGAGTTTATTTGTTTAGTAACTTTAAcatataaaaagaaatacaactgatttccattaaaatttaaagactGTGTATTCTTTCAATGACATTCAAAAGaaagtaattttaattttttttttttttttacataatatGACACTGACCAAACGATCTTGCTTCATAAATGTGAACACAAAATTGGGAGGAGGGTATAATCAATACGCTTTTGCAAATATAAGGTGCCTGTTGATCATTTATGAAGATAAAGTTAACGTAGTTTTAATCttgtattgatttatttattcatgAATAAAAATGTCACAGTGCAccataacaatattttgacattctGTCACTCTCAGTATCTGTTCTGCAGATTCAAGCTTAACCTCTTGTTGCTGTCTGACACAGCTGTAATGCATATATACACACTGAACATGTAGTACAGACTCTGATGTTACATTACACAAAGGAAACTGAATGAATACCCTTTGTTGACAGACACTATGAAGTTTGTTTTATGTACACAACAAGTGGGAATTCAGAGATTTTCTTCTGATATTTAAGTTGAGGAATgatgatttaaacaaaataggTTAAATTAACTGCAAAAGATAATCCTGCCATTTTAGTGTTTACAAATATACTCCTGTTATATCAATGTTCACAAAAGCAATCTTGCCACATCATGTCTTGTTCACAAAGACAACCCTACCACATTAATGTTTACAAGGACAACCCTACCACATTAATGTTTAAAAAGACAATCCTACCACATTAATGTTTAAAAAGACAATCCTACCACATTAATGTTTAAAAAGACAATCCTACCACATTAATGTTCACAAAGACAACCCTACCACATTAATGTTTACAAAGACAACCCTACCACATTAATGTTTACAAAGACAATCTTGCCACATCATGTCTTGTTTACAAAGACAACCCTACCACATTGATATTTACAAAGACAATCCTGACACATTTTAGAATGTTTACAAAGACAATCCTACAATATTAATGTTTACACAAACAACATTCCTCATCCCATGACTAGACCTCGTCCTCCCTTCACTTTGAGGGAATATGTTCTATAAAAGCCATGGTTATGTAAATCAGTAGTATTTTCAATCCATCACTTTTTTCGTTTGCTCTTGGCACTGTTCTTTTTAGGTTTGGCATACTTGGCTTCTAACTGTGAGAAGAAATCGTTAGCTGCCTCCTCCCTGGACTGTTGTTTTTTCTGTATCAGGGCTTTCAGAGAACTATCGCCATCAAGTCCAAGTTTTTTGGATTCCATTTCTGCCTCTTCTGCTTCAGCTTCAtgctgtttaaaaaaaataacaaaagcaATCGTAAAAATGACACTTCGTATATCTGTGTTGATGTGACCAAAATTCATGCCACTATTAAAGCAGGTCTTAATTACTTAGATGAATTTGTAATATCTAATACCCAAAGGAGATTTTCCTTTTTCATGTCACATGACCATTCAGTCACGCAACACTTAATATTTATACATTCTGAAGTTCCTGTACTGAATTGATTTTTCCATACAATTGCAAGATGCCATGAAACTTCAATTTAAAGTTGCTTGAAAGAGTGCTGAGAGATTATGCATCAAGATACAAGGACATGGATCTGAACtagtctgattaaaattagaCCCCATACTTATTATTAACAGTCACCTGTGTAACATGCAATGGCAGCTGAATCAAAcgagattttaaaatttttaaaaagaagaaaataagaggcccacaggccttattggtcaccagAGAATTAGTTAAagttatcactagtcccaagggctagaaaaaaaattcctgttcagAATATCTAAGCCAAATTCTAATAGTCAGCAacagcataaaacaagatgtgttctcaaAGCTTAAATACAACCTGAtagtgcctatactgatgaaagattttacataatataatatatgtaacattaagaCAATATGACTAGCATTATGGACCCATCCTGAAGTCCAATTCCTgcggttgtgaaattcacaattttggtacatccttttctgcttttcctacatatgcatttaatttttataccgTTTCAGAGAGCTTAAAGAAATCTTTCAAataataaagacaataatcactataataattttgacctCACCCTGGAACCAAGCCCCTAACCCATTGagatcatgaaatgtacaattttgataaaggactacctactcctccTAAATATCTATTCAATTTCAacttagtatcaatagcattaaagaagaaatcatttaaatgttttacacatacacactacatgtatatataccaaatttagtgcatcttgagtgcgtcagtaggctataacgccgtgctcccacttcgtacttccaaaagacgtgcagatcacaattcaaaaatagtaataagattgctttatcaaaataaaataatgtgattactactttaaatttgaatatttttattgatttgtgtgtgtgttgtctttttatttctttctgaaataCACTCGTGACAATAGCTTAAATCGGCATAGCTAGgacctagttgtcaacaatttaacgtatcataatttgtctaatccaaaaataatacttgcactgtttattttagaaaaacgccaattacagatgtataaaggaataacattaccaaacagtttgtagacagcgacccatataaacattatttactcacaatattgccgatttcatacacgctttactcactatatttgggtatttacatcgttatatgtgcaCTGGTGGTGAACacataaaactcggacaatttatcaacatcgatttaaatgttgcccatggtaaataaattaggctcctaaaagttgagttttcaataatatctcgcagtactttcacaatccgaagggcgcatgtgacgtcactgtaccacgtgactacctacctaattaactagactttttgaaatcggggcttagatttaagtctgtattgtggttaattgtcgcaaaatttcggcgaacaaaatattagaattaattactataagcataaagaagacgaaatgcatgtaatgttgtatactttgaaaacatgagatgtgtcctttaatggtTCAAATATAGACAATGTAGATAGAAGGAAATGGGACCTGACCAACCCTAGAGGTGGCTCATTACACTGAACTTTTATTCAATGGCCGTATGGCTCATTAAAGTACTtcatatgaagtatgatttcaccatcaagAGAGTGATCTACAATTCTAATAAAATAATGAACATTTTGATGGATATCATCAATtgattccgaatttttttttactctaaGTACTATGTAACGGTATTTGGTGATGTatgtatgaaatatacatgtgctagtgcatatgaataaaataatatttctgCCTGACTGTAAAACTTCAGGTGGTATATCAGATAACTGATtatatacagttgaacttcagtatcttgAAAACTGAtgtctcgaataccatggatatgtctaAGTTATTCAGAAGTCCCAAccattttaaaagtattttatgCCCAATATCTCAAATCCTCGgatatatctcaaagttttttctcggTCCCATTGAGTtcgagataatgaggtttgactgtatttgaATATGTAACAAAATGTCGGTGTTTGTATCTCTACATTCTCCTATATAAATAGATGTGCGACATCAATATCACAATGCACAAGATTTTTAAtggaccccaccctatttttgcatttttgtgattacctcccctttgaggggggcatggtccttcatttgaacaaacatgaatccccttcacttaaagatgatttgtaccaagtttggttgaaattgacccagttgaaagtatgaaaagtttacagacggacagacttAAATACAAAGTCTATCTGAGTTTTTTAGGTAAATTTTATCAGATATTCATTTCATGCAACAAATCACATAAAAATGTGGACTctaaaatctcttatttgcataCAAAACACCCctttttatcatttcaaaaagaaaaacatcacCAAAAACTCATTGAAAATAATTGAGAACTTGTACCACTCTTTTGATGGTGAACTGATATCATACTTAAAAGTGAGGTGCTTTAACGAGCCATTATTAAAGTAAATATTTGGTGCAATGAGTCACCTTCAAAGATGCAGGAAAATGGACTCAATATTCAATCACTATGTCCtcttatacatataattttatgTCTGTGTTTTCAAAACACAAGTCACAATGTAATACAGGAACTAGAACAGTATATTATGATGTTTGATTATTGGTCTGCAGTGATATATTATGCTGTGTTAATTAGGACTAGGAGATTGTGCATCTCCTTCCTACATACCTTTCTCTTCCTTGCAGTTTTCTTTGCCTTTCCTTCTTTAGAAAAAGACGGAAAATCTGGAACTTCTTTTTTCTTGATTAAGAGTTTCAAAATCTTTGCAAATCTTGGTTCATCTTCAATGGTTGCACACATAACAGTGTCAATAATTTTATCCATATCCCCTTCACATTCCACATAGGCTGATTTTAAATCCTCCAGTTCTTCCGCAGAGTCTACAAAACAACAACcgtcaacaagatgtgtttgtgaaacactccCCCGTACGAcagcaaagtaattctggtaccaaaattcataaggaatacacatgtgaaaatCGAAAGCTCTAGCACCAACcgttcaaaaggttaaagtttttttaaggacacttgctacaaacaagaGACCCAAAGGCCTTATCTGTCACCCAAGTACTAGTGAAATGTATCACTACtctcaagggctatgaaatctatatGAAATTTCCTGTTcagaatatctaagctaaattctagtaattccaatgttttttattacaattgttttgattggacaaaaataaagttgaacaagagtttatacatcaataaacccgaaaacgcgatgtattcatacacgcctgaaaacaaataatatagtgcggggaaactactcaaatttttgcaattgttaataaagtgaatgaattgggattataagaatcaaacattcttttttaagaatctatcgatgtgtaaactctggacattttactcacaaacttaacataaaagtgcttcagTTTGTCAGTAAAATGTCaaggagtttacacatcgataaattcttcaaaaagaatgtttaatcctataatgttcagcaacagtataaaacaggatgtgttctttaaaaaacttcactgccctcaaaagtgcatacactgatgaaaggctttacataatataataagtgtattaacattaaaacttCTGGTATCAGTTTAATGATTAAATCGTACAAACTACTGGCATCAGTTTAATGATTAAATCGTACAAACTACTGGCATCAGTTTAATGATTAAATCGTACAAACTACTGGCATCAGTTTAATGATTAAATCTTACGAACTACTGGTATCAGTTTAATGATTAAATCTTACGAACTACTGGTATTAGTTTAATGATTAATCTTACAAACTACTGGTATCAGTTTAATGATTAAATCATACAAACTACTGGCATCAGTTTAATGATTAAATCTTACGAACTACTGGCATCAGTTTAATGATTAAATCATACAAACTACTGGCATCAGTTTAATGATTAAATCGTACAAACTACTGGTATCAGTTTAATGATTAAATCTTACGAACTACTGGTATCAGTTTAATGATTAATCTTACGAGCTACTGGTATCAGTTTAATGATTAATCTTACGAGCTACTGGCATCAGTTTAATGATTAAATCTTACGAACTACTGGCATCAGTTTCATGATTAAATCTTAAGAACTACTGGTATCAGTTTAATGAGTAGGAGTTGAAAATGAACTGTTACCTTTGTAATCTTTCTCAAAAGTTTTGATATCATCCACGGAGACTTTTTTAAAGAGAAGTCTCCAGTAATCACTCCAGTCTCTGTCCTGTGTGACATCATTCTCATCATCAACTTCACCTTCAATAAGACAACAAACACATTACAACAGACATCATTCTCATCATCAACTTCACCTTCAACCAGACAACAAACATATTCAAAGACATCATTCTCATCATCAACTTCACCTTCAACCAGACAACAAACATATTTAAACAGACATCATTCTCATCATCAACTTCACCTTCAACCAGACAACAAACACATTTAAACAGACATCATTCTCATCATCAACTTCACCTTCAACCAGACAACAAACATATTTAAACAGACATCATTCTCATCATCAACTTCACCTTCAACCAGGCAACAAACATATTTAAACAGACATCATTCTCATCATCAACTTCACCTTCAACCAGACAACAAACATATTTAAACAGACATCATTCTCATCATCAACTTCACCTTCAACCAGGCAACAAACATATTTAAACAGACATCATTCTCATCATCAACTTCACCTTCAACCAGACAACAAACACATTTAAACAGACATCATTCTCATCATCAACTTCACCTTCAACCAGACAACAAACATATTTAAACAGACATCATTCTCATCATCAACTTCACCTTCAACCAGACAACAGACATATTTAAACAGACATCATTCTCATCATTAACTTCACCTTCAATAAGACAACAGATATCTTTATAAACAACGATAGATGGGAAGAAAAATGTAATTTAATGGGTAACGACATATTACAGTATATACTTGGAGACAAATGTTTTCATTGTGTACTGAatacaagtacaatgtacatgtataactattgCAAGAATCTGTTCCATGACCACAACGGGACATAGTGAGAAAATGATTGAACATGAAGCAGAACCAGTCATGTACCTGTGTCGTCATACACCCCCCTTTTGTTCTCGTCAGATAGAGTGCTGTAGACACGCCCCAGTGCCTGGAACTTCTTTGTTGCCTCCTCCTTCTCCTCAGGTGACACCCGATCTGGGTGAACTTTGAGAGATACCTTATGGTATCCTTTTTTCACTAAATACAAAACATAATGATATCAATGACATTCATCATGTAATGGTAAATGTATATTAATGCTATTAATGTAAACAGCTACCATCTCttacatgaaataaatattttgttggGAAAACATCAAATTTGATCAAAACTCATGGGTTGTTGTCCAATATCTACACTGTCTCTTTGGACCATGTGTTACTAAATgtgcagggtttttttttaaaggttttgatttcaagggcctggCCCCGTCTTTCCAAATGGAAAAAAGAGTGACATTTCCTTGACATTGGGAAAAATGTTTAATAAaaagaagtagggagaaaaccaaTACAAAGAGCATTAAGGTATAATTGGACTCCTTCTGATTTTCAATTTGttcaaagcttacctcattcatataagcagaggccaaaaaattaagtttacttaacaattctgaggcaaaaattgtaatatgtGGACCTGTGAAGAAGATGTATGAACAATTAAGCTACCctgcttgatttattttgattgtttTGGAATTTCAGATCTCTTATGTGTCTtcactaaatggggcggtccttcggatgagaccgcataaaccgaggtcccgtctcacaacaggtgtggcacaaaggccataagcgccgagcataggcctaaattttgtagcccttcaccggcaatggtgacgaatctccatatgagtgaaatattctcgagagggacgttaaacaatattcattcaatcaatcacaatCTCAATTTGACTCCGAAATGCAATTCTCTATAGACCTCATCTGTATACTAAGTTACTAGAAGAACAGAGAATAGTATAtatt contains:
- the LOC125647378 gene encoding dnaJ homolog subfamily C member 9-like; this encodes MPSLLETCRELFGSDDLYEILGVKKESSNKDVKKGYHKVSLKVHPDRVSPEEKEEATKKFQALGRVYSTLSDENKRGVYDDTGEVDDENDVTQDRDWSDYWRLLFKKVSVDDIKTFEKDYKDSAEELEDLKSAYVECEGDMDKIIDTVMCATIEDEPRFAKILKLLIKKKEVPDFPSFSKEGKAKKTARKRKHEAEAEEAEMESKKLGLDGDSSLKALIQKKQQSREEAANDFFSQLEAKYAKPKKNSAKSKRKK